In Ciconia boyciana chromosome 1, ASM3463844v1, whole genome shotgun sequence, the genomic stretch tttcacCTCGACTCTAGGACTCTGGCAGGGAAAAGAGTGAAATTTCCTACTAGTTTGGTTGCCAGTGGTGTCTGCAAACTGTCTCCTAAGAAaagaggcagggaggaagcagggGGGACAACACTACCCTGTCTTTTAGCTACCCTTCCAccttcttgttttcatttccatttcgGGATCAGAGTGCCTATGTATAGCACTGCATGGCATGGCACCAGCATGCCTGAAGGCCCCGCGCTCTTGTTACCCACTTGCTCCCAAGGACTCTCTGAGGTGCCGCGGTTCCTGATGGAAGAACCAcactgctggcagctgggctgagctgggggtgGGAAAAAGGGCAGGAACCAAATTCCTCCGTGTCTGCAGTCATAGGGTGGGAGCACAGTAAGCTCTCCCATCCAGCTGATGTTCAAGAACAATTGAGCCCCAGATGTGAGGGACCTGAGTCTGGGGGCTGCTCCCCTTTTTTTGTGTATGAGAAGCCTCTAGAACTCTCCTTTCCTGATCAGTGCAGAGATGGGCTGGGAAGAGGGTCCTAGTGAGAGCCAGGGGTCTACAAGTTGGCTCCTCAGCAATAGTAAGTCAATGAAAATAGgtagttttgtttggttttgtttttccttcagatgaATGCAAGAACTCACCTCTCAGTATCATGACCAGCCTTGGCTCTTGTCTCTATCTTAATACAGTTGACATGTCCCAGGGGACTGGTGCCAAAGAGTTAGCAGagctatataaaaaaatatggaCACTTGCTCTGTCGCTCTAGTTGGACATGTTTAGGGCAGTGTCTCTGTCACAGACAGAGGGAATGGAAAAAGACAGCGGTGATCGTGTTAGGACATGTGTAAGAGGATGGGATTAAAGTAGATACAATACTCAAAGAGAGGTATGTCAGGACCTTCTGCTCTCCAAAGACAAGAggctttttattgtttgttaaTTATAAAAAGCAGcctgtacaaaataaataaaaaggaaacttcTGCACACAGAGTGTCATCAGGTTGTGGAACAACCTACCAGAGGAAGGATGAAAAACACTTAAACCAAATTCAGAGTAGGGTCAGATGCGTTCCTGGCTTATATACATGCTAAAAAGAGTGATTGTGAATGGTGGCAATTTGGAAGGGATCTAAAGTGTCAGAGTTCCCAGGTTAAAGTAGCCTCTACTAGCAGGGACTAGCTAAGAGCTTTCTTTGGGGAGGGAAGTGGGTTATCACACCTTTGCCTGTCTATATACTCTGAAATACTGGTGCAGCTGGACCTCAGCTCTGGTCTGGATGACAGCTCTCTCAAGTCTCACAAGTCCCTCTACTTCTGTCCACAGACTCTTTCGGGACCACCCTGAGACCTTGGATCGCTTTGAAAGGTTCAAAGGCCTGAAGACCCCTGATCAGATGAAGGGCTCTGAAGACCTGAAGAAACATGGAGTTACTGTCCTTACCCAGCTGGGCAAAATCCTGAAGCAGAAGGGTAACCATGAGTCAGAGTTGAAGCCCCTGGCTCAAACCCATGCGACCAAGCACAAAATCCCTGTCAAATATCTGGAGGTATGGAAAAGGGCAGGGAATCTTGGTGTCTGATGTGTAGTGAATGTGTGCAAGACAGCTATGTGAGAATTGCGCTTTTATTTCCTGATGGCTAGTTGGGCTTCAGTGAGCTCTCCCTCAAGTCCGAGGTCTCTGTGTATAGGCAGGAGGAGGCACAGAAGAGGCTCATGGTATGCGAATGGTATGTGAATATCCAAGTTTAGATTTCCCATTCCAAACACCACATGTCAGTCTAAGCAACCCTTGACAATAATAAACCAGCCCATGCAGCCTCTGCAGGCCTGGGAAACTACATTACATAAGAACTGTCAGTGGCTGAACACAAGGGACGTACAATTTTAGAGTAAGCCCTGGAGGATCCATGGAGGAGACCAAGACCCACAAAACTAAGTGTTGTACAAACACAGGGCATGAATTTTCAGCCTTAATGGATGAGGCAGACAAAGAGTGGGAAGGGCCACGGTCTACTCAAGGTCATGAAGCAGATCAGCGTCAGAGCTAGGAATAGAGCCCAGTTCTTCTGCCCAGCCCAGGTTCCTTGCAAGCTAGACCTCACTGTCTCTCCGGAAACTGCAGGAAGGGCTACTGAATTAGCTCGGAGATATTTCCAGGCTCTGCAGCCTATTTCTTAGTCtggcttttctgaaaataaaccttGACTgtcccttctgtttttctctctctctttccttcctcacagTTCATTTCTGAAGTCATTATCAAGGTCATTGCTGAAAAACACTCTGCAGACTTTGGGGCTGATTCCCAGGCTGCGATGAAGAAGGCCCTGGAGCTGTTCCGAAATGATATGGCCAGCAAGTACAAGGAGTTCGGTTTCCAGGGTTAGCACATACGCACAGAGGGACACCATGATGGAGGCCTGGCCATGCATCTTAGAGTAGCTTCCCCAGCACTGTTTTGGACATCTCACAATTGGCCAAGATGTGTGGGAAAGATTTGATGAGAGGCCAAGAGTCACTCCAGGCAGCGTAGAGGCACTCGGAGTGATATCCGTGATAAACTGTTGTTTCCTGGCTTCATGTATACAAGAGAAATAATCTGCtttcttaggaaaaataatgtaagGGGCTATCTGTGAGCTTCTGCCTATCCCTATCCTCTTTtactttccccctccccaaaacccagTCTCATCTGAGGGGAATGGCATGGCCAGAGATGGAGGGATGTGGAGGACCAAGGGGAGTGTTGAGGAATGTGGTGAATGAGAGGGTGAAGGGATGGCTCAAATGGTATGAAAGGCATGTCAGGATGGGAAGCAGAGGCACGGTGTCCCATTCCTCCCACAGGTGAGACTGTTAGCAGATTACTGTGGACAGCTTCCAGCACAGTATTACCTTGCTTTGTGGGTGTGAATGCAGCCAGTCAGTCTCCAGAGTCTGCCAGCTTGGAAACTTGCATTAGTTGCTAAACTCATGTTAGCAAAACTATAAAGAGCAGTACTCCCTGCGATCTGTACGTTTCCGGCAGCCGCCGCTATGCATCCGACGCTCTGTTGCACTGGGAAGTAAAGTATGtgtttctcagaaaataaaaattcctgcaCCAGTATCGTGTGTTTGCTCCTGGCTTTAAAGGCACTCCAGTGAGAAGtgggagagatggagaaagtGGAAAGGTGATCTGCATACGTATCTGGCTGCACCACAACCTGTGGTGCCAGTCCATGACTTGAGCAGCATGTGGCATCTGTCTGAGCTGGGGGACTCGAGGCACTTAGATGTCACCACGGGGTCATGATCTGGTTACTGGACTTCACAACACAAAACGGCAGCCTAGAGTCAGCTGGAGCTGAGAGAAATGCTCCCTGACTAAAGGCCATGGCCACTGCTGCACAGGGGGGGACATGGTGAGGGAAGGCCCTTTGCTTATTTACGGGGAGGTAGCACGTGCAAGTGGCCTcggctcccagcagcagcacagtgtgTTGCTCCCTCCAGGCAATGGAAAGGAGGGCTGCTTAGCCCAGGAGGAAGGTTGCAATGGCAGCATATGCTCTTAAGACCCAAGCTTTGGTCTCCATAccattttgcagttttgttgGGGTGTCTCTGTGGTGCATACTGCACTTGTGTATACAAACATAAATGGGTGTCCCATGGGGGAGCTTAAGAGACAGACACAGAGCAGCAAGGTTCCTACCTCTGCCCATTGCCCTCTCCCCATCCTGGTACCACAGTGAGGTACAAATTACCTGATTTTACTGAAGtgggggagaggctgagggcCACGTTGTGCCTAAGGCTGCCCAAGGGTTAGTCAGAAACGGTTGGAGCCTGAAAAGGGTTTTTGAGTGCAAAGCTCTGACCTGACACCCAGGTTCATAGCGGACTAGCTGACTCTTTGGGAATTGTGTGGTTTCTCTGGCTGGACCTAGCCAGAGGGGCAGTTATATCCCACAGTGAGCACTGGGGTTCTcattccctcctcttcctccatccccatcaTCCAGCTCAGGGCCTCAGCAGTAGGATGCTGCAGTCTCTTCTGGCATATGCAATCAAGCTGTGCCCATGCAGAAAGCAAGGTGGATAAGCAGCATGCTGTCTTTCTGTATATTTGCACAGGGACGAGAATGTTCATAGCAGGGTCACATCTTGGCACAGTAGCGGGATGCTACAGAGGCAAGGAGCTGGGTTGTGGCTAGGGGAAATGTGTGTAGTCGACACAGCTGCTCTTTTCTGATATGGAGAAAGTAATGCACCTCATCTCACAGAGGCAGTGTGAGGGCAagcataagaaagaaaaatgaggtgCTCAGTATTAGGATGTACTAGCAGGGTCTGGTTCAAAGCACTCCCTGCTACACTGTGTGCAATGGAGACAGAGGAGGAGCCACCAGCTCCCTTAAAAATCAATCCTGAACCAAGCATGATCTGCTGTGTCTTTGGTCAGGGCAAAGGCCACAAAATTTCAGTCTCTGAAAGGTGAAGGAATGAATTCCTTCCCAGAACAGAGCATCTCTGATTTCTTGCTCTTTACAAATCCTCACTTTACCTCTGGGAGCTTGCTTGGGGTTTCAACCTTTCAGAGAGGGTCACAAAAGCATATGCTGTCACCTAGATGAAGTTACAGCCAGGTGGTCCCTGGCTTAGGCAACTTGCTTCATCTGACTCCAGTCTAGTCTGTCTGACTTTGTGGGGAGGGCAACCTATTTAATTAAGGTCTAGGATTGCCTGTCCAACACAATAAGATTTCCTGCCAGTGGCAACAGGCTCTGCTTTAGGATTAAAAGCTCTGCTATGGCAGCTGCCTCTGTCAGTCTGAGTAGGACTGGAGTTGTCTCCAGATATTTTTATGTAGGGCAATgtggtggaggagggagggttTGCATATATGTTGTGCCTAGCTACTGGTTATTTGGTACCTGGAATAAATGTCGGCCCATTGGGAGCACTGACCCTTTGCTCTGCCTGCCTTACCCCGCTGTGTCAGTGCACTAGGGACCATCCTTAAACCTGTGCTGGTCAGATGTGGGGCCTGATGTAGGTCTTCCGGCTGTGCCTATGGCTGAGTGAAGATGTGCAAGCTGAGATTAACCAGCAAGTTCAGATACCAATAACAGCGGAGCTATCTCCAGCCGGCTCAGTGGGCTGGGATGCTTGTGGTGAAATCCACGTGTCTGCACCTTTGCTACTCCGGGCACTGAGTATGCCCTTGGCTGCAGTCCTGACATAGTGTAGCGATAAACGTAATTCCCACACAGTGAGTCTATAATGCTTCTGCAACAGCCCCTGCTTTAGGGACAAGGGAAGTTTCCCGGAGGAAAAGGGATGGTGGGGAAAGGGTTTTTCAGCTCCATGCTATATTGATTCAGCATCTGTGTTGGAGTCACCCTTTCCACTGTGCTACTAGCACATGTAGCTTTTCTGGTTCATGTATGGGACAAAGTCTCTTAGTGGAGATAAACTATATCAGCGTAATCCCAGAAATTTTCCTGCCTCCTTTCCAGGAATAGCTTTACATAAGGAGGATGGGTCCCAGGGGCTTTTGcccagcccccctccccgtTAGCACCATTTGGTGTCACATACACGTTCCTGGTCACACGATGGGATGTGGATTGTGTGGCTGCCAGCCTCCTTGCTCCAGCACGTACACACTGACTATAGCCATGTCAGGCCTATGGCTGTCCTACACTTTCCATGCACTCCTGCAATTTCTTTGATGCTAATAATGCTGTTTCTGGCCACAAATGGGTTATACACGTGCATCTGCCCTTAGGTTGAAAAACGTCCTTGCCACTTTGCACTCGATATGCTATTCTTCTCCCACTGCTGCGGTTTCCATTGCACGGCAGAGGTCCCCATGGCACCAAGCCAGTGACCTGTCTGCGTTCTCTCGGGCTTCGGTGTCAGACACCGGAGACTCATCAGGATC encodes the following:
- the MB gene encoding myoglobin isoform X2; this encodes MKGSEDLKKHGVTVLTQLGKILKQKGNHESELKPLAQTHATKHKIPVKYLEFISEVIIKVIAEKHSADFGADSQAAMKKALELFRNDMASKYKEFGFQG